Proteins from one Mycolicibacter virginiensis genomic window:
- a CDS encoding DUF3297 family protein, translated as MSEDQNTDVPPNHLSIDPRSAFYDEEVLRRDVGIRFNGVERTNVHEYDVAEGWVRVEVPTAKDRRGNPMVVKLSGTVEPYFRVAE; from the coding sequence ATGTCCGAGGATCAGAACACAGACGTTCCGCCGAATCACCTCTCAATCGATCCGCGCAGCGCCTTCTATGACGAAGAGGTGCTCCGCCGCGACGTGGGTATTCGCTTCAATGGCGTCGAGCGAACCAACGTGCACGAATACGACGTGGCCGAGGGCTGGGTGCGTGTGGAAGTGCCTACCGCCAAGGATCGCCGCGGAAATCCGATGGTCGTCAAGCTCAGCGGCACGGTTGAACCGTATTTCCGCGTAGCGGAATAG
- a CDS encoding GatB/YqeY domain-containing protein, producing the protein MAELKSQLRTDLTAAMKAQDKLRTATLRMLLAAIQAEEVAGKQARELTDEDVLKVLAREARKRAESATIYTQNGRGDLAAEEHAEARIIDEYLPAPLSDAELADVVDTALAQVAEAIGERPHMKHMGQVMKAATAIAAGKADGSRLSAAVRERL; encoded by the coding sequence ATGGCGGAACTCAAATCCCAGTTGCGTACCGATCTCACGGCGGCGATGAAGGCGCAGGACAAGCTGCGCACGGCGACTCTGCGAATGTTGTTGGCTGCGATCCAGGCCGAAGAGGTAGCTGGCAAACAGGCCCGGGAACTGACCGACGAGGACGTCCTGAAGGTGTTGGCGCGCGAAGCCCGCAAGCGTGCGGAGTCTGCGACGATCTACACCCAGAACGGCCGGGGTGACCTCGCCGCCGAAGAGCACGCCGAGGCTCGGATCATCGACGAGTACCTTCCCGCGCCGCTCAGCGACGCCGAATTGGCCGACGTCGTCGACACCGCGCTGGCGCAGGTCGCCGAGGCGATCGGGGAGCGGCCGCACATGAAGCACATGGGCCAGGTGATGAAGGCCGCCACCGCGATTGCCGCGGGTAAGGCCGACGGTTCGCGGCTGTCGGCCGCGGTCCGTGAACGGCTCTAG
- a CDS encoding PLP-dependent cysteine synthase family protein, producing MTGRIADHGHPRRWADNAIRLIEADARRSADTHLLRYPLPAAWAAEADVALYLKDETTHITGSLKHRLARSLFLYGLCNGRIAEGTTVVEASSGSTAVSEAYFAALLGLPFVAVMPSSTSASKVALIEAQGGRCHFVAHSADVYAEAERIAADTGGHYLDQFTNAERATDWRGNNNIAESMFSQMRDEAHPIPDWIVVGAGTGGTSATIGRYIRYRRHATRLCVVDPENSAFYPAYEQCRYDVVVEESSRIEGIGRPRVEPSFLPDVVDRMVAVPDAASVATARHVSAVLGRRVGASTGTNVWGAFALLAEMVADGRNGSVVTVLADSGDRYADTYYNDDWLAQQGLDPTAAAAVLAEFERSCRFAFA from the coding sequence TTGACCGGACGGATCGCCGATCACGGGCATCCACGGCGCTGGGCCGACAACGCGATCCGGCTGATCGAAGCCGACGCACGGCGCAGCGCCGACACCCATCTGCTGCGTTATCCGCTGCCCGCGGCGTGGGCCGCCGAAGCCGACGTGGCGCTGTACCTCAAGGACGAGACCACCCACATCACCGGCAGCCTCAAGCACCGGCTGGCCCGCTCGCTGTTTCTCTACGGACTGTGCAACGGCCGGATCGCCGAGGGCACCACGGTGGTCGAGGCGTCCTCGGGGTCCACCGCGGTCTCAGAGGCCTACTTCGCGGCCCTGCTGGGCCTGCCGTTCGTCGCAGTGATGCCGTCCTCGACCAGTGCATCAAAAGTGGCGCTGATCGAGGCGCAGGGCGGGCGCTGTCATTTCGTCGCGCATTCGGCCGATGTCTACGCCGAAGCAGAGCGGATCGCCGCCGACACCGGCGGGCACTACCTGGACCAGTTCACCAACGCCGAGCGGGCCACCGACTGGCGCGGCAACAACAACATCGCGGAGTCGATGTTCTCCCAGATGCGCGACGAGGCCCATCCGATCCCGGATTGGATTGTGGTGGGGGCCGGCACCGGCGGCACCAGCGCAACGATCGGCCGCTACATCCGGTACCGCCGGCACGCGACCCGGTTGTGCGTGGTGGACCCGGAGAATTCGGCGTTCTACCCCGCCTACGAGCAGTGCCGCTACGACGTGGTGGTCGAGGAATCGTCGCGGATCGAAGGCATCGGCCGGCCGCGGGTGGAACCGTCGTTCCTGCCCGACGTGGTGGACCGGATGGTGGCCGTGCCCGATGCCGCCTCGGTGGCCACGGCGCGGCACGTCAGCGCGGTGTTGGGGCGTCGGGTAGGCGCCTCGACCGGCACCAACGTCTGGGGAGCGTTTGCGCTACTGGCCGAGATGGTTGCCGACGGGCGCAACGGATCGGTGGTCACCGTGCTGGCCGACAGCGGCGACCGCTACGCCGACACCTATTACAACGACGACTGGCTGGCGCAGCAAGGGCTGGACCCGACGGCTGCGGCCGCAGTCTTGGCCGAGTTCGAGAGGTCCTGCCGGTTTGCGTTCGCCTGA
- a CDS encoding metallophosphoesterase: MAPSPALTRSVVAASAALGPAALAIGYGALVERNAFVVREATMPVLAPGSAPLRVLHISDIHMRPGQRRKQAWLRELVRLEPDLVVNTGDNLAHPKAVPAVVQALGDLLSVPGVFVFGSNDYFGPRLKNPAKYLTKPTHRIHGVPLPWQDLRAAFTERGWLDLTHNRREFDVAGHRIAAAGVDDPHIERDRYETIAGPADLTADLRLGLTHSPEPRVLDRFAGDGYQLVMAGHTHGGQLCVPFYGALVTNCGLDRSRVKGPSQWGAHMRLHVSAGIGTSPFAPVRFACRPEASLLTLVAAPTGGDDSQLTRGSTQPSVSAR, encoded by the coding sequence ATGGCTCCTTCACCTGCCCTGACCCGGTCCGTCGTCGCCGCTTCGGCGGCGCTCGGGCCGGCGGCTCTCGCGATCGGATACGGCGCGCTGGTCGAACGCAACGCGTTCGTGGTGCGCGAGGCGACGATGCCGGTGCTGGCGCCCGGCTCCGCACCGCTGCGGGTCCTGCACATCAGCGACATCCACATGCGTCCCGGGCAGCGCCGCAAGCAGGCCTGGCTGCGGGAACTGGTGCGCCTGGAGCCCGATCTGGTGGTCAACACCGGCGACAACCTTGCACATCCGAAGGCGGTGCCGGCGGTGGTGCAGGCCCTGGGTGACCTGCTGTCGGTGCCGGGCGTATTCGTGTTCGGCAGCAACGACTACTTCGGTCCGCGGCTGAAGAACCCGGCCAAGTACCTCACCAAGCCGACGCATCGCATCCACGGCGTCCCGCTGCCCTGGCAGGATCTGCGCGCGGCCTTCACCGAACGGGGCTGGCTGGACCTGACCCACAACCGTCGTGAATTCGATGTGGCCGGCCATCGGATTGCCGCGGCCGGTGTCGACGACCCGCACATCGAGCGGGACCGCTACGAGACCATCGCCGGCCCGGCCGACCTGACCGCCGACCTACGCCTGGGGCTGACCCATTCGCCGGAGCCACGCGTGCTGGACCGGTTCGCCGGCGACGGCTACCAGTTGGTGATGGCCGGCCACACCCACGGCGGCCAGCTGTGCGTGCCGTTCTACGGCGCACTGGTCACCAACTGCGGGCTGGATCGCTCCCGGGTCAAGGGGCCCTCGCAGTGGGGTGCGCACATGCGCCTGCACGTCTCCGCGGGCATCGGCACCTCACCGTTCGCGCCGGTGCGGTTCGCCTGCCGTCCCGAGGCCAGCCTGCTGACCCTGGTGGCGGCGCCCACCGGCGGTGACGACTCGCAACTCACCCGCGGCTCGACCCAGCCCTCCGTGTCGGCCCGTTGA
- the ponA2 gene encoding transglycosylase/D,D-transpeptidase PonA2, whose product MSERPPTGPTVLKLAGCCLLAAVLLAALLFPVAGGIGLMSNRASDVVANGSAQLVSGDVPAVSTMVDAKGNTIAWLYSQRRFEVPSDKIADTMKLAIVSIEDKRFAEHSGVDWKGTLTGLAGYASGDIDTRGGSTLEQQYIKNYQLLVLAQTDAEKRAAIETTPARKLREIRMALTLDRTFTKPQILTRYLNLVSFGNNSFGIQDAAQTYFGVDAVDLNWQQSALLAGMVQSTSTLNPYTNPEGALARRNLVLDTMIENIPGEADALRAAKQEPLGILPQPNELPRGCIAAGDRAFFCDYVQEYLTRAGISKEQVARGGYVIHTTLDPDVQAPIKEAIDSFANPNVQGIASVMSVIKPGSDAHPVLAMASNRTYGLNADLGETMRPQPFSLVGDGAGSIFKTFTVAAALEMGMGISADLEVPGRFQTKGMGSGGAKGCPKETWCVVNVAPYRSPMNVSTALATSPNTAFAKLISQVGVGRTVDMAIKLGLRSYADPGTARDYDPDSNESLADFVKRQNLGSFTLGPIEVNALELSNVAATLASGGVWCPPNPIDKVFDRNGNEVAVTTETCERVVPEGLANTMANALSKDIQGGGTAAPAAGSVGWDLPMAGKTGTTEAHRSSGFLGFTNRYAAANYIFDDSLSPGDLCSFPLRHCGDGDLYGGNEPARTWFAAMKPISTEFGDVIMPPTDPRYVDGGPNSRVPSVTGLDVDAARARLKEVGFQVADQPNWVNSSARSGAVVGTSPNGQTIPGSIITIEVSNGIPPPPPPPPDGLPPIGPVGSTVVEIPGLPPITIPLLPPPAPPP is encoded by the coding sequence ATGTCGGAGCGCCCCCCGACCGGCCCTACTGTGCTCAAACTGGCCGGGTGTTGTCTGCTCGCCGCCGTGTTGCTCGCGGCGCTGCTGTTTCCCGTCGCCGGCGGTATCGGCCTGATGTCCAACCGCGCCTCCGACGTGGTGGCCAACGGGTCGGCCCAGCTGGTCAGCGGTGACGTGCCCGCGGTATCGACGATGGTCGACGCCAAGGGCAACACGATCGCGTGGTTGTACTCGCAGCGCCGGTTCGAGGTGCCCAGCGACAAGATCGCCGACACGATGAAGCTGGCGATCGTCTCCATCGAGGACAAACGGTTCGCCGAGCACAGCGGGGTGGACTGGAAGGGCACGCTGACCGGGCTGGCCGGCTATGCCTCCGGAGATATCGACACCCGCGGCGGCTCGACGCTGGAGCAGCAGTACATCAAGAACTACCAGCTGCTGGTCCTGGCCCAGACCGACGCCGAGAAGCGTGCCGCGATCGAGACCACTCCCGCGCGCAAGCTCCGCGAAATCCGGATGGCGCTCACCTTGGATCGGACCTTCACCAAGCCGCAGATCCTGACCCGCTACCTCAACCTGGTGTCATTCGGGAACAACTCGTTCGGCATCCAAGATGCCGCCCAGACCTACTTCGGTGTGGACGCCGTGGACCTGAATTGGCAGCAGTCGGCCCTGCTGGCCGGAATGGTGCAGTCGACCAGCACGCTGAACCCCTACACCAATCCCGAGGGTGCGCTGGCGCGACGGAACCTGGTGCTGGACACGATGATCGAAAACATCCCCGGCGAGGCCGACGCGCTGCGCGCGGCCAAGCAGGAGCCGCTGGGCATCCTGCCGCAGCCCAACGAGCTGCCGCGGGGCTGCATCGCGGCCGGCGACCGGGCCTTCTTCTGCGACTACGTGCAGGAGTACCTGACGCGGGCGGGGATCAGCAAGGAGCAGGTGGCCCGCGGCGGCTACGTCATCCACACCACGCTGGACCCCGACGTGCAGGCCCCGATCAAAGAGGCGATCGACAGCTTCGCCAACCCCAACGTGCAAGGCATCGCCAGCGTGATGAGCGTGATCAAGCCCGGCAGTGACGCGCACCCGGTGCTCGCCATGGCCAGCAACCGCACCTACGGGCTCAACGCCGACCTCGGCGAAACCATGCGGCCGCAACCGTTCTCACTGGTCGGTGACGGCGCCGGGTCGATCTTCAAGACATTCACCGTGGCCGCGGCGCTGGAGATGGGCATGGGTATCAGCGCCGATCTCGAAGTGCCCGGCCGGTTCCAGACCAAGGGCATGGGATCGGGCGGCGCCAAGGGCTGCCCCAAGGAGACCTGGTGCGTGGTCAACGTCGCGCCCTACCGGTCCCCGATGAACGTCTCCACCGCGCTGGCGACCTCGCCCAACACCGCGTTCGCGAAACTGATCTCCCAGGTCGGCGTCGGCCGCACCGTGGACATGGCGATCAAGCTAGGCCTGCGCTCCTATGCCGATCCGGGCACCGCCCGCGACTACGACCCGGACAGCAACGAGAGCCTGGCCGACTTCGTCAAACGGCAGAATCTGGGCTCGTTCACCCTGGGCCCGATCGAGGTCAACGCGCTGGAGCTGTCCAACGTTGCCGCCACCTTGGCCTCCGGTGGGGTCTGGTGCCCGCCGAATCCGATCGACAAGGTCTTCGACCGCAACGGCAACGAGGTGGCTGTGACCACCGAGACCTGTGAGCGAGTGGTTCCTGAAGGGCTCGCGAACACGATGGCCAACGCCTTGAGCAAGGACATCCAAGGCGGCGGCACCGCGGCGCCGGCCGCCGGTTCGGTGGGCTGGGATCTGCCGATGGCGGGCAAGACGGGCACCACCGAGGCGCACCGCTCGTCGGGTTTTCTGGGCTTCACCAACCGTTACGCGGCGGCCAACTACATCTTCGACGATTCCCTCTCGCCCGGAGATCTGTGCTCGTTCCCGCTGCGGCACTGCGGCGACGGGGACCTCTACGGCGGCAACGAGCCGGCCCGGACCTGGTTCGCGGCGATGAAACCGATCTCCACCGAATTCGGCGACGTCATAATGCCGCCGACTGATCCGCGGTATGTCGATGGCGGCCCCAACTCACGGGTGCCCAGCGTCACCGGCCTGGACGTGGACGCCGCCCGGGCTCGCCTCAAGGAAGTCGGATTCCAAGTCGCCGACCAGCCGAACTGGGTCAACAGCAGCGCCCGTTCGGGGGCCGTGGTCGGCACCTCACCGAATGGTCAGACCATTCCCGGCTCGATCATCACCATCGAGGTCAGCAACGGCATCCCGCCGCCACCGCCACCGCCGCCGGACGGCCTGCCGCCGATCGGACCGGTGGGTTCGACGGTGGTGGAGATTCCCGGGTTGCCGCCGATCACCATTCCGCTGCTGCCGCCCCCTGCGCCGCCGCCGTAA